A region from the Triticum aestivum cultivar Chinese Spring chromosome 3D, IWGSC CS RefSeq v2.1, whole genome shotgun sequence genome encodes:
- the LOC123073995 gene encoding NAC domain-containing protein 100-like: MENHLQVQQQQQQLKLPPGFRFHPTDVEIITAYLVPKVLKKPFDTRAVGEVDLNKHEPWELPEMANMGEKEWYFFSQKDRKYPTGIRTNRATTVGYWKATGKDKEIFHPPTMSLIGMKKILVFYKGRAPKGEKTNWIMHEYRLESGKQPTPNLPTDITNAATINASSKEDYVVCRIFHKSTGLKKVVMSSYAMPMPMVAERQLGFQESITLPPLMDYNASSPLAPPLSLHASSLYQLHAAGASSSMMEGAFLPTMNGH, translated from the exons ATGGAAAACCACCTTCaagttcaacaacaacaacaacagttgAAGCTACCGCCGGGGTTCAGGTTTCACCCGACGGATGTGGAGATCATTACCGCCTACCTAGTACCCAAGGTGCTAAAGAAACCATTCGACACCAGGGCAGTTGGGGAGGTGGATCTGAACAAACATGAGCCATGGGAACTCCCCGAGATGGCAAACATGGGGGAGAAGGAGTGGTACTTCTTCTCCCAAAAGGACCGCAAGTACCCCACCGGGATACGGACCAACAGAGCAACAACCGTCGGCTACTGGAAGGCCACCGGAAAAGACAAGGAGATCTTCCACCCGCCGACCATGAGTCTCATCGGCATGAAGAAGATACTAGTCTTCTACAAGGGCAGGGCGCCCAAGGGGGAGAAGACCAACTGGATCATGCATGAGTACAGGCTCGAGAGCGGCAAGCAGCCGACACCCAACCTGCCCACCGACATCACCAACGCAGCCACCATTAATGCATCTTCCAAG GAGGACTATGTGGTTTGTAGGATCTTCCATAAGAGCACTGGACTCAAGAAGGTGGTTATGTCATCGTATGCCATGCCCATGCCCATGGTAGCAGAGCGGCAGTTGGGCTTCCAAGAATCCATTACATTGCCTCCCCTCATGGACTACAACGCATCATCACCGTTGGCACCACCGTTGTCACTTCATGCATCTTCTTTGTACCAGCTACATGCCGCCGGGGCTAGCTCGTCGATGATGGAAGGTGCGTTTCTCCCAACGATGAATGGCCATTAG